A genomic stretch from Thermoplasmatales archaeon includes:
- a CDS encoding type II toxin-antitoxin system VapC family toxin — protein sequence MTEKVAYLDSSAIVKRYVYETGSEFIRAQYNEAYFGNIMLSFSVWNIGEVIGVFDRAHRQKRITSKQLDEVMGRFSNETARLKKISRIRITTLSESILESSWDVVLKHHIYVADALQITSAIEVGCNEFYTGDEKLHKLALSSGLNSIYILDRS from the coding sequence ATGACCGAGAAAGTCGCATATCTTGACAGTAGCGCAATAGTAAAGAGGTACGTGTATGAAACTGGCTCGGAATTTATTCGTGCACAATACAATGAAGCCTATTTTGGAAACATTATGCTTTCATTTAGTGTTTGGAATATTGGAGAAGTTATTGGAGTATTTGACAGGGCACATAGGCAAAAAAGAATTACAAGTAAACAGTTGGATGAAGTTATGGGCAGATTCTCGAATGAAACTGCGAGGCTTAAGAAGATAAGCAGAATAAGAATAACCACCTTATCCGAAAGCATACTAGAAAGCAGCTGGGATGTTGTCCTAAAACACCATATCTATGTTGCTGATGCCTTACAGATTACAAGTGCTATTGAAGTTGGATGTAATGAGTTTTACACTGGAGATGAAAAGCTTCATAAGTTAGCACTCTCCTCCGGCTTAAATTCTATTTATATTTTAGACAGATCTTGA